A genomic region of Lates calcarifer isolate ASB-BC8 linkage group LG9, TLL_Latcal_v3, whole genome shotgun sequence contains the following coding sequences:
- the LOC108877687 gene encoding LOW QUALITY PROTEIN: sperm-associated antigen 16 protein-like (The sequence of the model RefSeq protein was modified relative to this genomic sequence to represent the inferred CDS: deleted 1 base in 1 codon) — translation MRSEAEERKCQLRGKETAEEEKKEVFSEEEENFEEALREAASTAAARRRSGLPNPQIIRNIPEVVDDFLRNFLRRAGLSRTLNSFEAEWYSSAQKHLTETLMPETPTQVSSFIPDALTHSQLLQSELERVRGETERLRQELLAAGESLVRTQRERGFHRLQYRQVAEDKNRLIEDLNQLKRHLESYEPALRQLDDKYQAALRQRMLITLEKDRVQNTSDARLNREKVEKGRGIKRSDSADKSSAKSPITRQSRDSQFPIYSRQLSPHLAQAKSQKWKNPGSFSLSCSIRAHKMPISCISLHPRKLILASASDDRSWRLWALPANGEKVGQMMLTGEGHSDWLSGCSFHPDGSKLATTSGDTTVRLWDFSRGCCVLTLSGHCQVTWGCSFHSCGHFLASCSADKTVKLWDLKSQLCLLTLRRHTTSVNSVCFLPFSNLLLSCSADKTLALWDARLGVCTTTIHGHLHPCNHASFSPAGNVVASCDSSGVVNLWDIRKPASAMATVDAGSLGANQVVFSPFGKMLAVACSDRLVKLVKVDSRAVSTLSGHSDGVQSVTFDHTGESVMSAGSDGLINMWSEHEVNEETKK, via the exons ATGcg ctcagaggcagaggagagaaaatgtcagcTCAGAGgcaaagaaacagcagaggaagagaaaaaggaggttttctcagaggaggaggaaaacttTGAGGAAGCACTGAGGGAGGCTGCCTCCACCGCTGCAGCCAGGAGAAGATCTGGACTGCCCAATCCACAAATCATCCGCAACATCCCGGAGGTGGTGGATGACTTCCTGAGGAACTTCCTCCGAAGAGCTGGCCTGAGTCGGACTCTGAACAGCTTTGAGGCCGAGTGGTACAGCTCAGCACAGAAACACCTGACAGAAACCCTGATGCCAGAGACGCCGACG CAGGTGTCTTCTTTCATCCCTGACGCTCTCACACACTCGCAGCTCCTCCAGAGCGAACTGGAGAGGGTCCGCGGAGAGACGGAGCGGCTCAGGCAGGAGCTGCTGGCGGCGGGGGAGAGCCTGGTCAGGacgcagagggagagaggtttCCACCGGCTGCAGTACCGACAAGTTGCCGAGGATAAAAACAGGCTGATCGAGGACCTCAATCAGCTGAAGAGACACCTGGAGTCCTATGAACCAGCGCTGAGACAGCTGGACGACAAATATCAAGCAGCTCTGAGGCAGAGAATGCTCATCACTTTAGAAAAGGACAGAGTTCAAAACACCTCAGACGCAAGACTGAATCGAGAAAAAGTCGAGAAAGGCAGAGGCATCAAAAGGAGCGACAGCGCCGATAAATCATCAGCAAAAAGTCCCATAACCAGACAGTCCAGGGACTCTCAGTTCCCCATCTACAGCAGGCAGCTGAGCCCTCACCTGGCTCAGGCCAAATCTCAAAAATGGAAAAACCCCGGCTCCTTCAGCCTGTCCTGCTCCATCAGAGCACATAAGATGCCCATCAGCTGCATCAGTCTCCATCCGCGGAAACTGATCCTTGCCTCCGCCAGTGACGACCGCAGCTGGAGGCTGTGGGCGCTGCCAGCCAACGGAGAAAAG GTTGGTCAGATGATGCTGACAGGGGAGGGTCACTCTGATTGGTTGTCTGGCTGCAGTTTTCACCCTGATGGATCAAAACTGGCAACTACCAGTGGAGACACGACA GTGCGGCTCTGGGATTTCTCTCGTGGCTGCTGTGTGTTGACACTGTCCGGTCACTGCCAGGTCACCTGGGGGTGCTCCTTCCACTCCTGCGGCCACTTCCTTGCTTCCTGTTCTGCCGACAAAACAGTCAAGCTGTGGGACCTGAAAAGCCAGCTTTGTCTCCTCACGCTGCGTCGCCACACCACCTCCGTCAACAGCGTTTGCTTCCTGCCCTTCTCCAACCTCCTTCTCTCCTGCTCAGCTGACAAAACCCTTGCACTGTGGGACGCCAGGCTGGGCGTCTGCACCACCACCATCCATGGACACTTGCACCCTTGCAACCACGCCTCCTTCAGCCCGGCTGGTAATGTCGTGGCCTCCTGTGACTCCTCTGGTGTCGTCAACCTGTGGGACATAAGGAAGCCTGCGTCTGCAATGGCCACTGTGGATGCTGGGTCGCTGGGTGCCAACCAGGTGGTGTTCAGCCCATTTGGGAAGATGCTGGCGGTTGCTTGCAGCGACAGGTTGGTCAAACTGGTGAAGGTGGATTCCCGTGCAGTGAGCACCCTGTCAGGACACAGCGATGGCGTGCAGAGTGTGACATTTGACCACACGGGGGAGTCTGTGATGTCAGCGGGGAGTGACGGGCTGATAAACATGTGGTCAGAACATGAAGTGAATGAAGAAACgaaaaagtga